The sequence below is a genomic window from Bactrocera neohumeralis isolate Rockhampton chromosome 4, APGP_CSIRO_Bneo_wtdbg2-racon-allhic-juicebox.fasta_v2, whole genome shotgun sequence.
aagaaaatacatatacatatattcctctggctacttgtagatatttaaaCGGTAAACATGTTATAGATATAGCTGAGGCTCAGAGGAATGCGATGTTGGCCCCACAAGCCGactgttaaaatttaaaagctatGAAACAAGAACTCTAGTGCTAATGGGTCATTGTCTCATTTGCAGACATGCCAGCAGGCTGAAAAAATCTTATTATGACTTTCATAGAAGCTGTCAAGAGATAAAAGAAGAAGAGACTATAGAACATTTTCTACAGGAATGTAGGgctttgtttacaaaaataattacaactaTCGGCATTTTATGTTACGTTAGGTTGGATTAATCTGGTAGACCAATAGGCCACCCATAGACTAGTTTGGTACAATGTCAGTGCTGCTATATGCCTAAGTAGTACAGATGAAGTCTGATTGAGCAGCTTTTGGAGCCcacctttttttcgttttactctgtttttgtttttcctggTCTCAAGTGTGgatatacaacatacatatttcatccATATTGTTATTTTAGCATTAAAACCATTGTTTTTAAAGATAACCCTTACCTTGCATTTACTCTGTGCTAATATGTCCCGTCATCGAAATTATTTAATCTTCACTTCTTCACCAATAAATctatacacacttacatatattcggGTGTGTTTGGTCTTTagatttgtacatacatatgtacatatacatatataaaagctcATAAAATTACACAGAAATGTTTAAGACGTACATACATGGGCCAATCGCTACACAAATTTAAAGCGCTTAACCTTTATTTTAGTGCTGATGGTCAGTCAGtaaactttatttcatttaattaacatAGCCTCATGGTAATTTGGGAAATTTGGagtaagcaatataaaaaataataatttgctcCATAACTGAATAGCCAGCCCTAATTTTTTACAAAGTAGTCAAAagacaattttttctcaaataataaAACCCAAATCGTCTATGAACATTACGCAGCTCTACTTTTTTCGTTTTAGAGatagatattaaatattaatttaaagtcTCCTGCTTACGTAGGAAACCAGTTTCATTTCAACTTCGATTCGCGTAATAGCTGATGTCTTTGGGGTTTTTTGGTATTTCACTTAGCTTAATTattattctaaaataaataGCAGTAGTGTTAGTAATACCAATTAAACACACCGTAGCAGACAGCCTTATGAGTTTCCAAACAACCCAATGAATTGATTGCAAGATTAAACGTCAGTGCTcggaaacatacatatgtatatgtacacacataaatatatatttatttgctagCATATAAGAGAACTAAAAATAAGGCAAAACCGCTTAGCCAAGATAAAAGACTTTACAACTTAATTGAATGTAAATATTATGGTACTTTAGACACGAAAACTTTCAAACCCCCAGACACCGAATATGTGAATCAAAGTTCCAAGTgcgatttttttcgaaaatatcggtacaTCGGTCCTAagagaaagattttcgaacttccaatttactttataccgcatatatcggcaaaAATCGGGTAAAAACTTGCTTAGACCTCATATAACTTACAAAACTTTGCACTTGAAGCTATTTCCCTggaagagtacaaaatgttcggccTCACCcgtacttagcccttccttatttgttattttatccaattattattgtaattaggGATGTCTGTGTCTAATACGttcatttaaaacttaaaaaaaaaatcattatcacATAAAATTTCTGTTTAAAAATTACACTCTGGAAAATGAGAGTCGACCAAGATGTACATCTATGTTCGTATTTGATTTAAAAGAATATGAAAAgtttattatacaaatttaaatacagAAGCTATAACTATTCCCAAGAACTGTTCTATAGAATCCTAtataataacgggtgatccaagtagaagtaattttttcaatagcctcttttgacagatcacgcgtgagtcgtgtcaagctttcatgttatttttgttcaatattgtttggcatttcttcatggaaagacttacgcttgaACAACGTTTTCAAATCGTTCAGTttaagaattgaagccgctcgaccttcccaagcgacatcgctttactctatgggctctttaaaagttgcaagaagatccgatgttttcgagcaaAAAGTTTCGAGCcaaaagtttctgtgttttttttttttgttttggaatctagtttttttcattgaaagaGAAACTATCATTTTAGCTGCTTCGATTGCCAATAAAACGAAAAAGTGaatgctaattaaattatttgattgAGCTCACTTGGAAATaccattttttctaaattttccttTACTATTTACTTCCAAACTAGTTCGTCAACTCAAAGAGTCTACAATGTGTGTTAATGGAGTATATTTCGTTCAACAATGTTGCTTGGCAACTTTAATGGAGTTTCGCATTCGATTTTCATAGAAGCTAATCACTTACGGAATTTCCCGGCATTTGAGCGAGAGGCTTTcaaatatatgtgtacatacaactatattcatatgtatatatgtatattaaatcaCTTTAAAACTAGTAATTTCCCAACACAGACATAGTATTTCAAGCCCTGCCGCTGAGTTTGGTTATTTCACTAATATTAGCTCCATGTAGGCGCATTCAGCATACTTTTAAGCTGCTAAACTATTTATCGTGGTATTCCATAAGCGACCTTGAAAGTTTTGTATACATTGTCTCTAAATGAATCGCGGCATATACAAAGCAaacttgcatatgtatgtatacgtatagtAAAtacttattgaaaataaatcacATTTGCTCTTTCAGTGAGGCTTTTTCCCAATTTAACGCTGATTTTAGGCTTTTGTGGTTCCTTTGTGGACTTTTGCACGCTTATAAGCGGCATTACCCTTTTCCGCTTGCGTCAATCGATCAAAGAAACTAGTTTCAGCTCCTTTGTCACAcgttttttactcattttttattgttgttgtttatgcacTTAACCGCAAATGTTTGCACCATGTTGTTGTACAGTCATACCTGCTAATAATGCTGCTGGGGGTATGTGTGCTAAAGCGGCACAATATTTGCTTGATGGATTTCCCCAAAGACCTTAATTGGAGTTGAAGTATTTCACGTTGtttattgcattaaaaataaacttatattAAGATGTTACAATTCTTAAGTTCACTTTATCCCATTTACGGATTTATGAGTAAGTACGTATGTACACAATCAGGTCATTCATCACATTCGGAggcttttaaacttttaagtTATTTTCATTCGCACTTATGTCctcattatttgtttattaattagaattattattgaattttattcatatattttatataataacgGGGTTTTTAATAAGAGCGCCAccaaaggttttttttaaataaaacaacaattgcctaggatatcaatgaaattctttattcacGCTATATTGATCATCATGAAAGAaatacggcccaatgacgccaccGACTCATAAagcgcaccaaaccgtaatttgtatactctcgcaacaaagttgtcaaagagagtattatagttttgttcacataacgattgtttgtaagtcctaaaactaaaagagtcagatatagggttatgtatacctgATAACgttcagggtgacgagtagagttgaaatccggatgtctgtctgtccgtccgtctgtccgtccgtccgtgcaagctgtaacttgagtaaaaattgagatatcatgatgaaacttggtacacgtatttcttggctccataagaaggttaagttcgaagatgggcaaaatcagcccactgccacgcccacaaaatggcgaaaaccgaaaacctataaagtgtcataactaagccataaataaagatattaaagtgaaatttggcacaaaggatcgcattaggaaggggcatatttggacgtaatttttttgtaaaagtgggcgtggtcccgccccctactaagttttttgtacatatctcggaaactactatagctatgtcaaccaaactctacagagtcgttttcttcaggcatttccatatacagttcaaaaatggaagaaatcggacaataaccacgcccgcctcccatacaaaggttatgttgaaaatctctaaaagtgcgttaaccggctaacaaaaaacgtcagaaacactaaattttacggaagaaatggcagaatgaagctgcacccaggctttttttttaaaaattgaaaatgggcgtggcctcgcccacttatggaccaaaaaccatatctcaggaactactagaccgatttcaatgaaattcggtatataatattttcttaacaccctgataacatgtacgaaatatgggtgaaatcggttcacaaccacgccttcttccaatataacgctattttgaattccatctgatgccttttctgcataatacgagtatatacattaggaaccaatgatgatagcggaataaaactttacaaaaatacggtatttgaaaaatatgtaaatgacgtataatgaaatctcgattatcactttatcatgcgagagtataaaatgttcggtgacacccgaacttagcccttccttacttgttttcctaacaaaactcggagcagagtagagcacatactttacattgttatgctaaggctatgctgtggctcccgacaaagtgagagcggtagcaagagtaaaatgaaatgctacgagagtagcgtagtttttcaaacgctggatGAAACCCCATATCTCGGAACCTGCCCGACCGCTTTTAATCTAATACGATAGGTAACATTGACTTGTTCTCCTGACACTACTACAATACAGCGTGAAAATATGCGATATCAGActacaatcacgcctacttccatataacataattttatattttatttaattcttttactttccagtatacaaatgaAGCATCAATGAATGTATCGGGATAAAAGTTTGCATAGTGCCTCTGAGTTCTGCcatcttatgactaaaaattgtccaaatcaaaccaaaattgttcaagcccttatataccgaatatgtggaccccagttgCTATTACgaactttttattgaaaatataggTAAATCTGTTAGATTTATTAtagaaattcggagagaatctATTTCTGATAATATTATGGTAAACCAAAAATATGTTGAGTCGGGTCTTGTATTTATtgcagggtttgtccggaaagtaataggactcaaccgattaaaaaaaaattgtttaaaactttcaaaataggctccttctatGCAGCTCTGCCAGCGCtaatttcaatcattgaaggcgtcacggaaggcattctccggaatagctttgAGAGCCGAAGTGCATGCTGCTTAGATCCCCCTTCATCGGACTTTTCAggcaaaaaaaaccaaaaaaagtccggggggctATGTCTGGGCTATAGGGCGGTTGCGAAAGCGCTGGGATGCCGAGACGTTCttgtggtgcaacttccaatcggctgcgatgtcttgtcgaacccgattgacccttcgtttgaatCTCTTGAGGATtcccacgtaaaacttggcgttgacggtttgtccaggaagGACAAACTCATGGTGaatgatgcctttgatgtcaaaaaagacaatgagcatcgttttcactttggatttgcggtcttcatcagcgacgatccaaaaaggcctggtgccactgAAACACACAACTTCtttctaaagcaacatctgggtaagcctgcttgatcgtATCAAAAATTTCTGTCGTATACTGAGttttacacagaatttaatcgcttacctctgctctaacgaacgctgcattttcggcttgcaccactcagagaaacacgtcgcgcgaaaatgtttgtcctgaccctccaggtgctcggagacaactgaccaccCGCTCaatcgttagctaggaacgcacTCTACTGAATTTAGTCGGTGCGTGTacactccgaagtacagtcgaagtactttccggacaaaccctgtatacctacatacacatatgtgagttatcttaataaaaatgaGGGCGGTTcatctttgtgccaaaaatcACCTAAatgtatttccctggctttgaacCTGACAAGTTACAAGAGTATCAAATGTTCGattacactcgaacttagcccttccttagtttttttcattaaaattgtattattcttaactaatcaaaaatatttaagcagTCATAGACTAacttgaaaaacaaatattttgtcatTAAATTACTGTTAATGCATTTGACGTAAATTCTGACCTTAGTAAAAgacaaaagtaatgaaaaagcTTATGCACTCGAACTATACATCACGCAGCTTACTCACGTAGTACTTATTAAACGAAGCACGAAATTCTTCTGCCTTCACGAATTCACCAAGCTTgaggaaagaaaaaattatatgaataaaataattaatggaACCAATTGAGTGCGTACAATAgggcaaacaaacaaaataaataaagtttcacaattaaaattttgcattctTTGAAGTGTTTACGAATATTTTGGCAATTGGTTTCAAAGTATGCCATTCTTGTGgatttgtatttacatacatacatatgtatgtttgttgccTAATTCATATTTGGCTACGTCAATGGTGCTAATTTAGACGAGAAGTTTACACAGATGTgcattcaaaacaaataatcgTATTTTTTCtgaacatataatttttatatatacttacgtTCAAACTTATGTACGTGTGGTCGTTTAGTTTTGATTACATGCATACTGGCATGCCGAAGCGTGCGCTTTTGCTGTAGCAACAAATAGCCGCTTCGCAACAAACAAAGCCGAAACTCAATGGGCTTTTACGCGGAAGTCACACTAACGGCGCTCCaccgatttttgttttttttttaagcgagAAATTAGcaattatttgttatattattatctccatattattttgaagttaacttattttttatattttatttacattgttATTAGAatgttgttttggttttatgtaaaattcttatgaaaaatatttgcacagaatacataagtataaaccaaaaaacaataaacaaacttaatcctcaaaaaaaatggaaaatatccaaaaagaaaaaaaatagtttttattttcgttaCTGCAATCAATACAATAAATTTACCTATCGCACTATTACAGCAAATATCACGCTACATTAATTATACCTTCATAATCGAAACAAACAGATTTAACGAACCACAGTATTTTGGCGAAAAGCAATCGATCGCAGCTGACCGCTCGAGCACGTGCTTGGCACACCGGTTCCACAATCCCACAATATATTCGTAATGCTCACAAAAACATAAACACTTATGGCGTTTTATTTTTACTACATAAGTATGACAGTCTATTTTTAGACTCACAATTTTTATAGCAATAAGCTGACAgctcaattttatatttatatttttatttatttatttgtgctaTTTTTAGCTctcattataataattattagttaaattttttgcgtGGTCGccatattgattttttaaacttcttcatGTATGATTGTATTAAAGGTACAGGTTCATATATTCATTATACCCTAAACCGggtttattaaatttgccaagaagtttgtaacactcacgTCTCCACGccctataaagtacatacatatgtatgtacatatgtacatacaaacaagaaaataagaaaagtccatattaaaaacaaaaacccataaaaaaagtaatgccccaaaataaatgtataattattGGCTCTTTCAGTAAGATTAATttgaactaaaaataaaaacaaaaagtaatgaaGGGCAAAGTTCGAGTGCAACTAAAcgttttatacccttgcaacttgTAAGGATTTAGGCCAAAaccttttcgcaaaattcgccacaatgacgtcacagagatgctcaACACTCGAGAACgatgtgtgagagactgatttagGTCTTCCTCAATTGCTGCGCTAAcgacagcaatattctcgagACTATGtacacttctttgtctcactggcacagaaacattttagactctcaattgttgatctgacaggtcTTCAAGTTGAGACCATTAACTTCGAATTTcggaagtaaattttaataatttcgactcgttgttgaatcgtatatttttccatgataaaatggcaaacattactgaagataaatgtcaaaagaacggaaaaaatatggcgtggTTTGCTGCCCCTATCGTCCCTATCCTTTTGAAAACACCCTCtaccatatatatgtaattcaTATAGTGACAGAGATATTCCGCATAAGGTTTGTTGGAAacacgaaaatcattataagtatgtagtatacatacattatacttaaaaaaaatgttccctagGCTTCATTAAGATACCTGAGATACAattaccaatcatatggagcaaagtcaactggatgttcgaaaatcctggtaatagttatataaggggtaggtcaagttttcgcccaatttcatctattttaggcacaaagatacagtgttatgagtaaaacactctatttcattgagataactacTATATTGGCCGAAATAtgcggaagtttgaaaatctttgtattaggtatatgggggctcagggaagtattgacccgattcaacccggAAAAATAATGTACTGTAAGAGTCCAAAATAATAGCTAATATCATGACTATTCTATATTATCCGCAACAAATCAAACAACAGATCTACGCCTGGAAGGAGATTCGACTCGACTATGGCCATAAAAAAACTTCgctgaaaaaattaatggacACCTTAGTCCAAGAGAAGAAGTCCTAGTTAGAAATTAGTTAGTAATCATTAGATATATTAATTGAATGTGATTCTAAGTATCTGTATACAAAAGTGTTATTTTGTTGAGTTTCATTTGAAAAACGTTCAAAATAGGCAATCATTTTTTTTAGAGTGAAGTGATACACTAAATATTTCCCAAATAAAATTTGAGCTCAAGCGCCGAACCGGCTTACTAATATGCTAACAGCtagtatcaaaaatattatatcattatatttatttgtaaacctTAACATATTTCTAGAGCAAATCTTAAAGACATCGAACGCGTTATACTACAAGAGACGAAAATTTCACGAGATCATTTAACGCCAGAGATAGCGCTCCATCTCATAACACCAGAATGTCGGCTCTTTCATGAACCAGTACCCAATGTAAATGTCACGAAGTTGTTCAAAGACGACCCCTTTTGGGCATTCTACTGGCCTGGTGGACAGGCTATCAGTCGGTTGGTTTGCCACAAAGTTAATTTTACAAAGCTTCGAAAATAATATCATAATATCTTCTACTTTAACAGTTACGTACTGGATAATCCCTCCTTGGTGGCTGGCAAGTCGGTGCTGGATGTGGGCAGCGGTTGTGGGGCCAGCGCCGTGGCTGCGCTAATGCACCAAGCAAAATATGTTGTGGCAAATGACATCGATGAaggtaaacatttaaatttcatttgaaatttggacataaaattttaaatgtaaaacaaaaatattactgGAGATGCCGGGGATCGAACCCGGGGCCTTTCACATGCAAAGCGAACGCTCTACCACTGAGCTACATCCCCTCACATTTAAAAATTGCCTAAGTCTgaatttatacacacatactctATTTGTATCGTATCTTTTAGCGGCTGGCTGTGCTGTTGTACTGAACGCTCAGTTGAATGCGGTAGACCTGAAACACTTACATATTTCTacggaaaatttaataaaagcgtCACAATTGGTACAGGAAGACCTAATTTTGTTGGGTGATGTTTTTTACGACGAAGAATTCGCCGCTGTTTTGCAGCCTTGGCTACAAAAACTACGTAAGGCGGGAAAACAGATACTTGTTGGTGATCCCGGACGGCATGGCTTGACAGCGAACAGACGGCAGCATATGAGACGTTTAGCCAAATACGAATTGACGGAAAGTGGCTGCATTGAGAATAATGGTTTTCGCTTTGTTAATGTTTGGGAATTAAGATAGTAATGAttccaattattattaaaaatttaatgtgaacataaaaaaatattgtatattataaataattgtttattaaaaaactgtATTCACTATAAAATTTCTAACAGtattaaaaaagattattttaatagtcttaataatacaaaaatggaTCTAAAAATTAGAAactgaaaaaaccaaaaaattaattggagATGCCGGGGATCGAACCCGGGGCCTTTCACATGCAAAGCGAACGCTCTACCACTGAGCTACATCCCCTCACAAAAATTAATTGCCCAATGACTAAGTTCACGCCACGTCCAGAGTTCTTACGCACAAATTAGCTCAATTTAATGCATGCCTAAAATAACGGGCCGAACAAATTAAATACTCGTTATGCTTATGTTACCTATTAAACGCCAATAACTTTGTTCATTCGGTTGTcatgttgaatttttaattacatgTCAGCTGAAAGCACGAGTTAAGCACATCGTGGAGTTTCTATGTAGACATGTATTGgcataaaagtacaaaaaacgAATACACGagtttattataccctgaacagaagGAAATGCAGGAGACCctataacatacataaatatatacatgatcagcatgacgagctgagttaatttagtcattttcttttcaagaagatgctcatttgtcggaactgccgatatcggaccactataacatatagctgccatacaaactgaacaatcggaaacaagttcttgtatggaaaactttcacatttgacaatgtatcttcacaaaagttggcacaggttattttctgaGATAATATTGCAATATCGgaaggaattgttcagatcggctcactatagcatatagctgccgtacaaactgaacgatcggaatctagtatctggtatggaaaacttttgcatttgacaagatatattcacgaaatttggtacagattattttctaaggcaacaatgtaatctccgaagaaattgttcagatcgggatgcatgggaaacttcctcatttgacgatatatcttcacgaaattttgtatcagttattgttcataaaaatattgcaatatcGGAAGAAGTTGTTCAaaacggctcactatagcttatagctgccatacaaaccgaacgatcggaatcaagggcttgtatggaaaactttcgcatttgacgtggtatcttcacgaaatttgacatagattactgcttaaggtaattatataatctccgaaaaaattgttcagatcggattattataacatatagcttccatacaaactgtacacatacatatgtacatatgtatgtagttactaaaagaaatgcacctgtgaagggtatattgcTTTGGGAAAGTTAacttttcttcttgtttttttcctGTAAACAGCTACATATTTTACTataagagaaattaaaaaaataacatacgCTTGTttgcaatgaaaaaattatgtaagaaatattaaaaaaaatttttttattttaaatataaaaaaattaaaaaactacatataaaaaaattaataaagttaaaaaacataaaaaaaataataaaaaatagtaaacaataataaaaaaaatataaaaaaattataaaaaaattaaaaaataataaaaaaagaaattaaaaataataaaaaaagaaattaaaaataataaaaaacaagataaaaaataattaaaataaataaaaaaaattaaataataaaaaatattgtattaactcacaaacacaaaaaacggTGATTTGCAAAACGAATAAATCACACTGCCGATACTAATTTCCTACACCAAATTAGGTTGACATaacgattttaaatttaattgtatttattgtttattttttatggatttattaattaatttttgtgttttattttaatttttacatttttttatcgcttaaaactaattaatttaatttaataattaaaacttaacttagattttgtataagtttatatataaacGCGTTTAACCACACACAACttgccaatttttttcaatgtgaaAGGTAAAAAGAGGgcaaaaacttgaaaacaaACTGTACgcaatagcaaaatattttgaagaaaaaaccgAATGCACACAATTAGAAATATTACACAAAATGCAGCATGTTTTATGttgcttatattagcttaacatttcttattgttaatttttacaaattgatttattttacatatggtttttacattacttattttttaattaatatgtatgttttttttcgtcattttgaattttttatttcaaatttgaaacattttctccaaaatttcaaaatatctaaaCAGCGAAAGtggaaaatctaaaaaattagaAGTTAAGTAGACaagaataaatttataatgtactaaaaatacaataaatttaataactgtAAGTTATAGTCAAATTgcgaacaaaaattataataacagatccaaaatattttgtcaaaagaaaatattgttattgcACAGCGAGAGGGCACTTTTtcgaatgaaatatttttttttatttctaaacagAACAATAACAacttgctttattttaatttaaaaatcaaagacTATTTTCGAATTATAGCGAAAATTGCAATCAAAATGCCAATTAACTTCTATCTAATttgcaaagaaataaatttatgtcTACAACACTTGAAGTGCGCTTGGAAATTACggaattttttagaattttttctaattaaatttcaaacaatttacataaaaataaattaacgaaATTCAGCGAGAATTCAGCTAAAGACgcaacgaaaaacaaaaaaattaaaactgaaataaGTAAAAACATAATAAACCACATTTCGTGTGCaagttgaaaattatgaaatgctAAATGAGAACGATTtcgaaaattacatttaaaaagtgTGTTCGTTACGTTTAAGGTTATCTAATATAGAGTAGTGCAAATTGCAGTAAaggcaaatttttttgtttcaagacttaattaatattattttatgttatagtaatttagcaaaatataaaattatatttagcatttatgtatttatgttatgTATAATTATCGTAGCAAAGGTAAACatcaatcaaatatatatttatatataaacttatagAACTAAAAACTagcaattaataattaaagagACGcttctgtatacatacataagtgtcaCTTTCGAATTATTCTTATATGATTATGCATttaaatgtaagtatgtatgtatggttttGTATGTGCAACTACAACGGTCGG
It includes:
- the LOC126754593 gene encoding electron transfer flavoprotein beta subunit lysine methyltransferase isoform X1, encoding MFLRRLICRPPAPPSSSLPSYLWASRRVRHAGNHAPCRRSSGANLKDIERVILQETKISRDHLTPEIALHLITPECRLFHEPVPNVNVTKLFKDDPFWAFYWPGGQAISRYVLDNPSLVAGKSVLDVGSGCGASAVAALMHQAKYVVANDIDEAAGCAVVLNAQLNAVDLKHLHISTENLIKASQLVQEDLILLGDVFYDEEFAAVLQPWLQKLRKAGKQILVGDPGRHGLTANRRQHMRRLAKYELTESGCIENNGFRFVNVWELR